One Sodalis praecaptivus DNA segment encodes these proteins:
- the grpH gene encoding propanediol utilization system shell hexameric protein GrpH produces MQQEALGMVETKGLVSAIEAADTMVKSANVTLVGYEKIGSGLVTVMVRGDVGAVKAATDAGSAAAGKVGELVSVHVIPRPHIEVEKILPKAVS; encoded by the coding sequence ATGCAACAAGAAGCATTAGGTATGGTTGAAACAAAAGGTCTGGTATCCGCAATCGAAGCCGCAGATACCATGGTTAAATCTGCGAACGTTACGCTGGTAGGTTACGAGAAAATTGGTTCCGGATTGGTTACCGTCATGGTCCGCGGTGATGTTGGCGCAGTAAAAGCCGCAACGGATGCAGGGTCGGCAGCAGCAGGTAAAGTGGGTGAACTGGTCTCGGTACATGTTATTCCGCGCCCGCATATCGAAGTGGAAAAAATTCTGCCGAAAGCTGTTAGTTAA
- the pduB gene encoding propanediol utilization microcompartment protein PduB, with translation MRDNLVEQIISEVMNKQTDVSTNNKTTASFAGCGLTEFVGTALGHTIGLVIANVDHQLHDVMNIDKKYRSIGILGARTGAGPHIFAADEAIKATNSEILSIELARDTEGGGGHGCLIIFGASDVSDVRRAVEVALSEIERTMGDVYGTPAGHLEFQYTARASYALHKALGAPLGKSFGMTCASPAAIGVVVADAAAKAAVIEPVGYASPAKGTSFSNEVIFTFAGDSGAVRQAVIAARDVGKQLLATLDPTPIKSTTTPYI, from the coding sequence ATGAGAGATAATCTTGTTGAACAGATTATATCTGAAGTAATGAATAAACAGACCGACGTGAGCACCAACAACAAAACCACAGCCAGCTTTGCCGGCTGTGGGTTAACGGAGTTTGTCGGTACGGCCCTGGGACATACTATCGGGCTGGTTATTGCCAATGTCGATCATCAGTTACATGACGTCATGAATATCGACAAGAAATATCGCTCAATCGGTATTCTTGGCGCGCGCACGGGTGCCGGCCCGCATATTTTCGCCGCAGATGAAGCGATTAAAGCCACCAACAGTGAGATTCTTTCTATCGAACTGGCTCGCGATACCGAAGGTGGCGGCGGGCACGGTTGCTTGATCATTTTCGGGGCCTCCGATGTGTCCGATGTGCGCCGTGCGGTGGAAGTCGCCCTGTCTGAAATTGAGCGAACAATGGGTGATGTCTATGGCACACCGGCGGGTCATCTGGAATTCCAGTACACCGCACGTGCCAGCTATGCACTGCATAAAGCCCTGGGCGCACCGCTGGGTAAATCTTTCGGCATGACGTGCGCCTCGCCCGCGGCGATTGGCGTGGTGGTTGCCGATGCCGCGGCGAAAGCGGCGGTGATTGAACCGGTGGGCTACGCCAGCCCGGCGAAGGGCACCAGCTTTAGTAACGAAGTGATCTTCACTTTCGCCGGTGACTCGGGCGCGGTTCGTCAGGCAGTGATTGCGGCAAGAGATGTCGGGAAGCAACTGCTGGCCACCTTGGATCCGACGCCAATTAAATCGACCACAACACCGTACATTTGA